The following proteins come from a genomic window of Nitrosopumilaceae archaeon AB1(1):
- a CDS encoding class I SAM-dependent methyltransferase yields MEPGLGNKWNDIIKVLEDIIPVYDRVNSFISFGKDEDLRYKGISKVVRENNTILDAGSGFGNMSKTVKKILGEKTRIIMYDPILQMLKGAESHFDTSPDLSCGIFEYLPFQNEQFDVVMCGYSIRDAQSLKVAISEMHRVLKNNGCWVIVDLGKPDNQIIRCGVAVYLRAILPLVACIIGGKLGLKFGALYETYKHWPQNKILKSLLLEKFSRVEYNTNVLGAAIMVAAYK; encoded by the coding sequence ATGGAGCCGGGACTTGGAAATAAATGGAATGATATTATAAAAGTACTAGAGGATATCATACCGGTTTATGACAGAGTAAACTCTTTTATTTCATTTGGCAAGGATGAGGATTTAAGATACAAAGGAATATCCAAAGTGGTAAGAGAGAACAATACCATATTAGATGCAGGTTCTGGATTTGGAAATATGTCAAAAACTGTTAAAAAAATACTGGGTGAAAAGACACGTATCATAATGTATGATCCAATATTACAGATGCTCAAGGGTGCTGAATCTCATTTTGATACATCACCTGATTTATCATGTGGGATATTTGAATATTTACCATTTCAAAATGAGCAGTTTGATGTTGTCATGTGTGGATACTCTATTCGTGATGCACAGAGTCTCAAAGTAGCAATTTCAGAGATGCACAGGGTGCTGAAGAATAATGGGTGTTGGGTAATTGTAGATTTGGGCAAACCAGATAATCAAATCATTAGATGTGGTGTTGCAGTATATCTTCGTGCAATTTTGCCACTGGTAGCATGTATAATTGGTGGCAAATTGGGTTTAAAATTTGGTGCGTTATACGAGACATACAAACATTGGCCACAAAATAAAATATTAAAATCACTATTATTAGAAAAATTTTCACGTGTTGAATACAACACAAATGTACTTGGCGCAGCAATAATGGTTGCAGCATATAAATGA
- a CDS encoding acetate--CoA ligase family protein, with translation MVLAKQIFDDSIKTSHKIITEEQSKSILKQYGINVPKFQLVKTEKQARTAAKQIGFPLVMKVVSPQILHKTDVGGVVVGLDNLDSVIKEFRKMNKKFSAKKKIEFKGILLERMTPKGVEMIVGLQNDPQFGPVIMVGLGGVLTEIFKDVSFRMLPITTSDAKSMISELKGKQLFRGFRGSTPIDLNMLARALVKIGKLGINHASHFNSIDFNPIMVYPKSYAVVDAKIILHKNIQKNSISKALPNSKFIETFFTPKSVALVGASNTIGKIGNSVLDSLAKHDYKGKVYPVNPKQKKIMGLKCYPSIAAIPGKVDLVVISVDLSITKPVLLDCAKKNIHNVVIVSGGGKELGGQRAKYEEEIKQLSAKYKIRIIGPNCIGMFNAANRLDCAFQGQKRMVRAKLGNVAILSQSGTMGISFLESANSFGLSKMVSYGNRFDVDEADLIWYLAGDPQTKVIALYVEGFGDGRKFINTAKKIISQTKKPIVIWKSGRSLVGAKQAASHTGSLGGSNSIIMGALKQAGVISVDGYHELVAVTKALAWQPKSKGNRVALCSNGAGPMIGAIDHFERLNLTLAKVTNSTRKKMIKHFPSTYVIGTGNPVDVTGGANADDYRFTIKAFMDDPNVDIIMPWFVFQDDPLEEIIVKY, from the coding sequence TTGGTACTTGCAAAACAAATATTTGATGATTCCATCAAGACTAGTCATAAAATAATTACTGAAGAACAATCAAAATCTATATTAAAACAATATGGAATTAACGTACCTAAATTCCAACTAGTCAAGACTGAAAAACAGGCACGCACTGCTGCTAAACAAATCGGATTCCCACTAGTGATGAAAGTTGTCTCACCACAAATTTTACACAAAACAGATGTTGGTGGTGTAGTGGTAGGTCTTGATAATCTTGATTCTGTGATTAAAGAATTTAGAAAGATGAATAAAAAGTTTTCAGCCAAGAAAAAGATTGAGTTTAAAGGAATACTGCTTGAGAGAATGACACCTAAAGGAGTAGAGATGATTGTGGGTTTACAAAATGATCCACAGTTCGGTCCTGTGATCATGGTGGGTCTTGGCGGTGTACTGACTGAAATTTTCAAAGATGTGTCATTTCGAATGCTACCAATAACAACAAGTGATGCAAAATCCATGATATCTGAATTAAAGGGAAAACAACTATTTCGTGGATTTCGAGGTAGTACACCAATTGATCTAAACATGCTTGCACGTGCTTTGGTAAAGATTGGCAAATTAGGTATTAATCATGCCTCTCACTTTAACAGCATTGATTTTAACCCAATCATGGTGTATCCGAAATCATACGCTGTTGTAGATGCAAAGATTATTCTTCATAAAAATATACAAAAAAACTCTATATCCAAAGCTCTTCCAAACTCTAAATTTATAGAGACATTTTTTACTCCAAAATCTGTTGCTTTGGTGGGGGCATCAAATACCATTGGGAAAATTGGCAACTCTGTCTTGGATAGTCTTGCAAAACATGATTACAAGGGTAAGGTGTATCCTGTTAACCCAAAACAGAAAAAGATCATGGGGCTAAAATGTTATCCCTCTATTGCCGCAATTCCAGGCAAGGTTGATCTTGTAGTAATATCTGTAGATCTATCTATTACAAAACCGGTATTACTTGACTGTGCTAAAAAAAATATTCATAATGTGGTTATCGTCTCTGGCGGTGGTAAAGAACTTGGTGGACAGCGAGCAAAATATGAAGAAGAAATTAAACAACTATCTGCCAAATATAAAATTCGTATTATAGGGCCTAATTGCATTGGTATGTTTAATGCAGCTAATCGTCTTGACTGTGCATTTCAAGGTCAAAAGAGAATGGTCAGAGCTAAACTGGGTAATGTTGCAATTTTGTCACAAAGCGGTACCATGGGGATTAGCTTTTTAGAATCTGCCAATTCGTTTGGATTATCAAAGATGGTAAGCTATGGTAATAGATTTGATGTGGATGAGGCAGATTTGATATGGTACTTGGCCGGTGATCCACAAACCAAAGTAATCGCATTATATGTTGAGGGATTCGGCGATGGTCGTAAATTTATAAACACTGCAAAGAAAATCATCTCGCAGACAAAGAAACCTATTGTGATTTGGAAGAGTGGTCGATCTTTGGTTGGGGCAAAACAAGCTGCATCTCATACTGGCTCTCTTGGAGGCTCTAACTCTATTATTATGGGGGCTCTGAAACAGGCAGGTGTGATATCTGTTGATGGGTATCATGAACTTGTGGCAGTTACAAAAGCTCTTGCTTGGCAACCTAAATCCAAAGGTAACCGTGTTGCCTTGTGTAGTAATGGTGCAGGACCTATGATTGGAGCAATTGATCATTTTGAGCGATTAAATTTAACTTTGGCCAAAGTTACAAATAGTACACGTAAAAAAATGATCAAGCACTTTCCATCAACTTATGTGATTGGTACAGGAAACCCAGTCGACGTGACTGGTGGGGCTAACGCAGATGACTATAGATTTACAATTAAAGCGTTCATGGACGATCCTAATGTCGATATTATTATGCCTTGGTTTGTATTCCAAGATGATCCTCTTGAAGAGATTATAGTAAAATATTAG
- the erpA gene encoding iron-sulfur cluster insertion protein ErpA, protein MTTEQTQKLISITPKAAEKIQEFMKEDDTHPEYLRIYIQGGGCSGMSYGMGFEKAVEEDDQIIKESGIKVLVDSTSVDHLKGANVDYIESLMGFGFKINNPNVTKSCSCGSSFSTK, encoded by the coding sequence ATGACTACCGAACAAACACAAAAACTCATATCAATTACACCAAAAGCAGCAGAGAAAATTCAAGAATTTATGAAAGAAGACGATACACATCCAGAATATCTACGAATATACATTCAGGGTGGAGGATGCTCTGGAATGAGCTATGGTATGGGATTTGAAAAAGCAGTAGAAGAGGACGATCAGATAATTAAAGAGAGCGGCATCAAGGTTTTGGTAGATAGTACCAGTGTTGATCACCTGAAAGGGGCCAACGTTGATTATATCGAGAGTCTCATGGGATTTGGTTTTAAAATAAATAATCCAAATGTTACAAAATCTTGTTCTTGTGGCAGTTCTTTCTCTACAAAATAG
- a CDS encoding nicotinamide-nucleotide adenylyltransferase → MDGFLIGRFQPFHLGHMNAVDFALTKVNQLFIGIGSSNKSNQIRNPFTAKERAQMITLSLNESQKTRIKLYEIPDVNNHEKWVSCIAEIVPNFDVLFTNDSTTANIYTTRNMSVITIDMVARPKLSGTNIRNLILQRGNWVNLVPLGTQDVLKRIDAQERIRLINDNFDIV, encoded by the coding sequence ATGGATGGTTTTCTGATTGGTCGGTTTCAACCATTTCATCTAGGTCATATGAATGCAGTTGATTTTGCTCTGACAAAGGTAAATCAACTTTTCATTGGTATTGGAAGTTCCAATAAATCTAATCAAATTCGTAATCCATTTACTGCAAAAGAGCGAGCACAGATGATTACACTATCTCTAAATGAGTCACAGAAGACTCGTATCAAACTCTATGAGATTCCAGATGTAAATAATCATGAAAAGTGGGTATCGTGTATTGCTGAAATAGTTCCAAACTTTGATGTATTATTTACCAACGATTCTACAACTGCTAATATCTATACTACACGAAACATGTCTGTTATTACAATTGATATGGTTGCACGTCCTAAACTGTCTGGTACTAATATTCGTAATTTGATATTACAGAGGGGTAATTGGGTTAATCTAGTTCCGCTAGGAACACAAGATGTCTTGAAAAGAATTGATGCACAAGAACGTATACGATTAATTAATGATAATTTTGATATCGTATAG
- a CDS encoding twin-arginine translocase TatA/TatE family subunit, with the protein MQDVMLNIMNGEWIIIFFVTIVLLLGTNRLPEVAKKLGKIKTKYTKMSTDIRDGLDQATNLKIDSTLPVDNERKKLEIIAKSINLDSTDMDTISLQKAIDEKMNTFT; encoded by the coding sequence ATGCAAGATGTAATGTTGAATATCATGAATGGTGAGTGGATAATAATTTTTTTTGTCACTATAGTTTTGCTTTTAGGAACTAATCGTCTTCCTGAAGTAGCAAAAAAATTGGGTAAGATCAAAACAAAGTATACAAAAATGAGTACTGATATTAGAGATGGATTAGATCAGGCAACTAATTTAAAAATTGATTCTACCCTGCCAGTAGATAATGAACGGAAAAAATTAGAAATTATTGCAAAATCTATAAATCTTGACTCAACAGATATGGACACTATATCACTACAAAAAGCAATAGATGAAAAAATGAATACTTTTACCTAG
- a CDS encoding MFS transporter encodes MKTLFIVNLTGLIIGISYGLQGPIIPIFAKDVLGASYVDIGFVGFANFAPYMFIPILVGILLDRFNNSRLLSIGIILNTLSVYILTLAQSIPDVIISRIIAGVAHAFFWPSSEAIISNSSTPSSRVSNLAKFSGLFITGFMIGPFLGGILFDRFDATYTTLFQVSMFILASTILFGIKPNKKITYMRHRRIYFSFNAIRKLLKFPEIISMLFFCTISFGTILAVYPAYLHDNAFSLVEIEVMFFIFGMSRVATLICANFFKKRTKISLLLIICSITIALAMSSIPGDFWWFISIMLLFGFGFSIFFPLSLDIILNKIGKNESGGAIGAYETIFGIGWTMGPFFAGFLSMGFSESTPYMLYAIFGTIIIAMIIIRRDKLVFKYQ; translated from the coding sequence ATGAAAACGCTATTCATCGTTAATCTCACAGGATTAATCATAGGGATTTCATACGGACTGCAAGGTCCCATTATCCCAATATTTGCAAAAGATGTATTGGGAGCATCGTATGTAGATATTGGGTTTGTAGGTTTTGCAAATTTTGCACCTTACATGTTTATTCCAATTCTTGTCGGTATTCTACTTGACAGATTTAATAATTCAAGATTATTATCAATTGGGATTATTCTCAACACTCTATCTGTGTACATTTTAACATTAGCACAATCCATTCCAGATGTTATAATATCACGAATAATCGCAGGTGTGGCACATGCCTTTTTTTGGCCATCGTCTGAGGCCATCATATCTAATTCTAGTACACCAAGTTCACGGGTCAGTAATTTAGCTAAATTTTCAGGATTATTCATTACAGGATTTATGATCGGGCCATTTTTGGGAGGGATACTATTTGATAGATTTGATGCAACGTATACAACATTATTTCAAGTATCCATGTTTATTCTAGCATCTACGATATTATTTGGCATAAAACCAAACAAGAAAATTACGTATATGAGGCACAGACGCATATATTTTTCATTTAATGCCATTCGTAAATTGCTTAAATTCCCGGAAATCATCTCAATGTTATTTTTCTGCACCATATCATTTGGAACCATACTTGCAGTATATCCTGCATACCTACACGACAATGCATTTTCGCTAGTTGAGATTGAGGTTATGTTTTTTATCTTCGGTATGTCACGTGTGGCTACATTAATTTGTGCAAATTTCTTCAAAAAGAGAACAAAGATATCTTTACTTTTAATAATTTGTAGTATTACAATAGCCCTTGCAATGTCTTCAATACCAGGTGATTTTTGGTGGTTTATCAGTATCATGTTACTTTTTGGTTTTGGATTTAGCATATTCTTCCCTCTTAGTTTGGACATAATTCTCAACAAGATTGGTAAAAATGAATCAGGTGGGGCAATAGGGGCGTATGAGACAATATTTGGTATAGGCTGGACAATGGGACCATTTTTTGCAGGGTTTTTGTCAATGGGATTTTCAGAATCAACGCCATACATGTTGTACGCCATATTTGGCACAATAATAATAGCAATGATAATAATTAGAAGAGATAAATTAGTTTTCAAGTATCAATAG
- a CDS encoding site-specific DNA-methyltransferase: protein MAIHKFNKIYNMDCIAGMQNIPTGKINLIITDPPFAIDFKANRANYNRKSSNVLEGYNEIKAKDYPKFTNNWMKEAYRVLADSGSMYVFSGWNNLKDILVVIDNLGFTTINHIIWKYQFGVVTKKRFVSSHYHCIYVCKNPKKRIFYPFVRFRQEQKDDQGKSLHYKDKEDVWYIKREYWSNREKTPTKLPQEIVEKILDYSSKKGDVVLDPFLGSGQVARIGKMKKRKIIGYEIVPEYYKFAKNALNKID from the coding sequence TTGGCCATACACAAATTTAATAAAATTTACAATATGGATTGTATTGCAGGAATGCAAAATATTCCTACAGGTAAAATTAATCTAATAATAACAGATCCGCCATTTGCAATAGATTTTAAGGCCAATCGAGCAAACTATAATAGAAAATCATCAAATGTGCTTGAAGGGTATAATGAAATCAAGGCAAAAGACTATCCCAAATTTACTAATAACTGGATGAAAGAGGCTTATCGTGTACTTGCCGATTCAGGCAGCATGTATGTTTTTTCAGGATGGAATAATCTCAAAGACATTCTTGTTGTAATCGATAATTTAGGATTTACCACAATTAATCATATAATATGGAAATATCAATTCGGAGTGGTAACCAAAAAGAGGTTTGTCTCATCACATTATCATTGTATCTATGTCTGTAAAAATCCAAAAAAACGTATCTTTTATCCATTTGTAAGATTTAGACAAGAACAAAAAGATGATCAAGGAAAGAGTCTTCATTATAAGGACAAGGAAGATGTTTGGTATATCAAACGAGAGTATTGGAGTAATCGTGAAAAGACACCGACCAAACTGCCACAAGAGATTGTAGAGAAAATTTTAGATTACTCTAGTAAAAAAGGAGATGTTGTATTGGATCCATTTTTAGGATCAGGTCAAGTCGCACGTATTGGAAAAATGAAAAAGAGAAAAATTATTGGGTATGAAATTGTGCCAGAGTATTATAAATTCGCAAAAAACGCATTAAATAAAATAGACTAG
- a CDS encoding DnaJ domain-containing protein translates to MTRRSNYDILGVPYDSTDEIVREKFREQVLLHHSDRGGDDEKFLIIKTAYEELKLGKKYPNSFSQNTLNTKFYDLDEEEQRRHNLILASNVAKDIQVAQKWVEDLILHGCVDKRLFGSSELGEIEMEIQANKTLFIRGKYWAGNFEYDGTILMRGSITSPYFLPYADFKTKIIVKNGNFILHNPLANNYTVESGSIIIANNGDIQVGDVTGRKESLPDPNGRVGVTILCEHFTQLYAPNGKIIAGDVCETVILEGDEIILQNLSDNVRIRGKKILIYGAKVTHDVEITLLDYGMIRFYDKGSGFDISDDAILKLENGKKFRLRDLKVRKFIS, encoded by the coding sequence TTGACTCGTCGTAGTAATTATGATATATTGGGAGTACCGTATGACTCTACTGATGAAATAGTGCGAGAGAAATTTCGAGAACAAGTGCTACTTCATCACTCTGATCGTGGCGGTGATGATGAAAAATTTCTAATCATAAAGACTGCCTACGAAGAACTCAAACTTGGGAAAAAATATCCAAACTCTTTCTCACAAAATACACTCAATACAAAATTTTATGATCTCGATGAGGAAGAACAAAGAAGGCATAATTTGATTCTAGCAAGTAATGTTGCCAAAGATATCCAAGTTGCACAAAAATGGGTTGAAGACTTGATTTTGCACGGATGTGTTGACAAACGATTGTTCGGCTCTAGTGAACTTGGAGAGATTGAAATGGAGATTCAAGCAAATAAAACGTTATTCATTCGTGGTAAATATTGGGCAGGAAATTTTGAATATGATGGAACTATACTGATGAGAGGTAGCATAACTAGCCCATATTTTTTACCATATGCTGATTTTAAAACAAAAATCATTGTAAAGAATGGAAATTTTATACTACACAACCCACTTGCAAATAACTATACTGTCGAGTCTGGCTCTATTATAATTGCCAATAATGGAGATATCCAAGTAGGGGATGTTACAGGTAGAAAAGAATCTCTTCCGGATCCGAATGGTCGAGTTGGAGTGACTATACTGTGTGAGCATTTTACACAGTTGTATGCCCCAAACGGAAAAATTATAGCTGGAGATGTATGTGAAACTGTTATTTTAGAAGGTGATGAGATTATATTACAAAATTTATCTGATAATGTTCGAATAAGAGGGAAGAAAATTTTGATTTATGGTGCAAAGGTAACACATGATGTTGAAATTACTCTATTAGATTATGGCATGATTAGATTTTATGATAAAGGGTCAGGATTCGATATAAGTGATGATGCTATTTTAAAATTAGAGAATGGGAAAAAATTTAGGTTACGTGATCTAAAGGTTCGTAAATTTATAAGCTGA